The Streptomyces sp. NBC_00236 DNA window GTCATGCGCTGGACCGTCGCACGGCCCGCTGACACCGACGCGGCAGTCCGTCCGCCGAAGCAGTGTGCTCTGCCGCTCCGGCGGTTGCCGCCCGGCGCGGACCGGGAGCCCTCGGGTCCGCCTGTCAGGAGGCGGCCGCGGCGAACAGCGACACCGCGCAGCCGTCCGGGTCCAGGACCACCGCGTACCGCTGTCCCCAAACCGCGTCCCACGGCTTCAGATGGCCGCGGTATCCGGCGCCGGTCAGCCCGGCGTAGACGGCGTCGACCTCCGCCGGGTCGTCGCAGAGGAACGCGAGCCCGAGCCGTTCGCCGCCCTTGGGTCCGGACCACTCCGGGTCGTAGGAGCGGACGACGTCCTCGGTGTCCCACAGGAGCCGTTGCCCGCCCGGGAGCGTCACTTCGACATGGGGTGCGGATTCCGCGCCGGCGGGGATGTCGAGGCCGAGCCGGCGGTAGAAGGCGAGCGAGGCGGCCAGATCCGCCGTGACGATGGAGATGGCGTCGAGTCGTGGAGTCATGCGGCGACCGTAGGCCGGGGGAGCGCCCGCGGTCTTGAACGAATCGGTCATGTCAGCCGGCCTTCCTCACACCGCGCTCTCCT harbors:
- a CDS encoding VOC family protein; translation: MTDSFKTAGAPPAYGRRMTPRLDAISIVTADLAASLAFYRRLGLDIPAGAESAPHVEVTLPGGQRLLWDTEDVVRSYDPEWSGPKGGERLGLAFLCDDPAEVDAVYAGLTGAGYRGHLKPWDAVWGQRYAVVLDPDGCAVSLFAAAAS